A region of Sulfitobacter faviae DNA encodes the following proteins:
- a CDS encoding NAD(P)/FAD-dependent oxidoreductase: MQGDHEIDVCIVGAGYSGLSTGLHLAEKGYKVAIIEGARVGWGASGRNGGQIVNGLNASLQTIKRRYGQDTATFVAGLVQEGGEIIRERVRTYDIQCDLKDKNIFTGLTTAHMRELEERQKLWQSYGIDNQEMLDKEQLRAHVNSDLYEGGLIDHSGGHMHPLNLALGEAAAFEKNGGTIYEMSPVTHVDHEAARPVVRTAKGTMTCKTLVLCGNAYLGHVVPTLAPRVMPVSTQVMATEPLSEAQAQALLPTDACVEDIRYILDYYRLSGDKRMLFGGGTVYGGADPRDIKAKLKRNMDKVFPQLKDVKIDYAWSGNFALSFSRVPQMGRIGDNTYFAHGYSGHGVTGSHTFGRILSEAIDGDLTRFDVFANVPWFPFPGGRMFRVPYSVVGSWWYGLRDRLGV; the protein is encoded by the coding sequence TTGCAGGGCGATCACGAGATTGATGTCTGCATCGTCGGCGCGGGCTACAGCGGACTGTCGACCGGTCTGCATCTGGCCGAAAAGGGCTATAAGGTCGCCATTATCGAAGGCGCGCGCGTGGGCTGGGGGGCCTCGGGGCGCAATGGCGGGCAGATCGTCAACGGGCTGAACGCCAGCCTCCAAACGATCAAGCGCCGCTATGGGCAGGACACCGCGACCTTTGTCGCCGGCCTCGTGCAAGAGGGTGGCGAGATCATCCGCGAGCGGGTCCGCACCTATGACATCCAATGCGACCTCAAGGACAAGAACATCTTCACCGGGCTCACCACGGCGCATATGCGCGAGTTGGAGGAGCGGCAAAAGCTCTGGCAAAGCTACGGCATCGACAATCAAGAGATGCTGGACAAGGAACAACTGCGCGCCCACGTCAATTCCGACCTCTACGAAGGCGGGCTGATCGACCATTCGGGCGGCCATATGCACCCCCTGAACCTCGCCCTCGGCGAAGCGGCGGCCTTTGAGAAGAACGGCGGCACGATCTATGAGATGTCCCCCGTCACCCATGTCGATCACGAGGCTGCCCGCCCCGTGGTCCGCACGGCCAAGGGGACGATGACCTGCAAGACACTGGTGCTCTGCGGCAATGCCTACCTCGGCCATGTGGTGCCCACACTGGCCCCGCGTGTGATGCCCGTCTCGACCCAAGTGATGGCCACCGAACCGCTGAGCGAGGCGCAGGCCCAAGCGCTGCTGCCCACCGATGCTTGCGTCGAAGACATTCGCTATATCCTCGACTACTACCGCCTGTCGGGTGACAAACGGATGCTCTTTGGCGGCGGCACCGTCTATGGCGGCGCGGACCCGCGCGACATCAAGGCCAAGCTCAAACGCAATATGGACAAGGTCTTCCCCCAGTTGAAAGACGTGAAGATCGACTATGCCTGGAGCGGGAATTTCGCCCTCTCTTTCAGCCGCGTGCCGCAGATGGGCCGGATCGGTGACAACACCTATTTCGCCCATGGCTACAGCGGTCACGGCGTGACCGGATCGCATACCTTCGGGCGCATCCTTTCCGAGGCGATCGACGGCGACCTCACCCGCTTTGACGTCTTCGCCAATGTGCCATGGTTCCCCTTCCCCGGCGGGCGCATGTTCCGCGTGCCCTATTCGGTCGTGGGGTCGTGGTGGTACGGGCTGCGCGACCGTTTGGGTGTCTGA
- a CDS encoding flagellar motor protein MotB, whose protein sequence is MADKKNAMIIIKRYDAEGGHAHHGGGWKVAYADFMTAMMAFFLLLWILAASDEEKLRGLANYFTPTVSDGGSSSDAAADLRPLMAAGVMTGAVDNTGNVQKPTFGRDNPMMVFDSRLRDKPAAVVVEYAEAPEPAAPADPATLAAIEASERRQSEIDRMAEDIAERITSDSALNDLARNVRLEKSNGALTVQVLDQDERSLFARGSAEVTSKTRELLLAIGDVIAEQNQPVEIVGHTDAAAFGANNGYTNWELSADRANATRRTLMAAGIAGARFMRVSGVADTQPINTVDPLAPENRRISIRLVYQAE, encoded by the coding sequence ATGGCTGACAAGAAGAACGCGATGATCATCATCAAGCGCTACGACGCGGAGGGCGGCCACGCCCACCATGGCGGCGGTTGGAAGGTGGCCTATGCGGACTTCATGACCGCGATGATGGCGTTTTTCCTGCTGCTGTGGATCCTCGCCGCCTCGGATGAGGAAAAGCTGCGCGGGCTGGCCAATTACTTTACCCCCACGGTGTCGGACGGCGGATCCTCTTCGGATGCGGCGGCGGACCTGCGCCCGTTGATGGCCGCAGGGGTGATGACCGGGGCGGTCGACAACACCGGCAATGTCCAAAAGCCGACCTTTGGCCGCGACAATCCGATGATGGTCTTCGACAGCCGCCTGCGTGACAAGCCTGCCGCCGTGGTCGTGGAATATGCCGAAGCGCCCGAACCTGCGGCGCCAGCCGATCCCGCCACTCTCGCCGCGATCGAGGCATCCGAGCGCCGCCAGTCCGAGATCGACCGCATGGCCGAGGACATCGCCGAGCGGATCACCTCGGACAGCGCTTTGAACGATCTGGCGCGCAATGTCCGATTGGAGAAATCGAACGGGGCGCTGACGGTTCAGGTGCTCGATCAGGATGAGCGGTCGCTCTTTGCCCGGGGCAGTGCCGAGGTGACCTCGAAGACCCGCGAGCTGCTGCTGGCCATCGGCGATGTGATTGCCGAACAGAACCAGCCGGTCGAGATTGTGGGCCATACCGATGCCGCCGCCTTTGGCGCGAACAATGGCTATACGAATTGGGAGCTTTCGGCAGACCGCGCCAATGCCACGCGCCGCACGCTGATGGCCGCAGGTATCGCAGGCGCGCGCTTTATGCGGGTGTCGGGTGTGGCCGACACGCAACCGATCAACACGGTCGATCCCCTGGCGCCGGAAAACCGGCGGATCTCGATTCGCTTGGTCTATCAAGCCGAGTAG
- a CDS encoding flagellar basal body L-ring protein FlgH → MTTAFARPSVLMFGAALALSACDTADHFDRDPQPSPIVVDGQAIPEVARVQVPMPAVAMEPPRRGSAKASLFTARSQPLFSDQRADDIGDIVTVVISIDDRAQLRNSTDREREGASSVGFPTFFGYGAKIAAILPGISAADLPSGDIVEVGSASEASGSGAISRNERIELKVAALVIDKLPNGTLVVAGRQEILVNQELRELRMAGIVRPADIRDDNTISYDKIAEARIAYGGRGTLSRAQERSYGEDAMDVILPY, encoded by the coding sequence ATGACCACCGCTTTCGCGCGCCCCTCTGTCTTGATGTTCGGCGCCGCCCTTGCCCTGTCCGCCTGCGATACCGCCGATCATTTCGACCGCGATCCGCAGCCCTCCCCGATTGTGGTGGATGGCCAAGCCATCCCCGAGGTCGCCCGCGTTCAAGTGCCGATGCCCGCCGTCGCGATGGAGCCGCCCCGGCGCGGCAGTGCCAAAGCCTCGCTCTTTACCGCGCGCAGCCAGCCGCTGTTTTCCGACCAGCGCGCCGATGACATCGGCGATATCGTTACGGTCGTGATCTCCATCGACGACCGTGCACAACTGCGCAATTCGACGGACCGTGAGCGCGAGGGGGCAAGCTCGGTCGGATTCCCGACATTCTTTGGCTATGGCGCGAAAATTGCCGCAATTCTGCCCGGAATCAGCGCCGCCGATCTGCCGAGCGGCGATATCGTCGAGGTCGGATCGGCCTCGGAGGCCAGCGGGTCGGGTGCCATTTCGCGCAATGAACGGATCGAGCTGAAAGTCGCCGCTTTGGTGATCGACAAGCTGCCAAACGGCACGCTCGTCGTCGCGGGACGTCAAGAAATATTGGTTAATCAGGAGCTGCGCGAGCTGCGCATGGCCGGGATCGTGCGCCCTGCCGACATCCGCGATGACAATACCATTTCTTACGACAAGATCGCCGAGGCCCGCATCGCCTATGGCGGCAGAGGCACGCTGTCGCGCGCGCAAGAGCGCAGCTACGGCGAAGACGCGATGGATGTGATCCTGCCCTATTAA
- a CDS encoding flagellar hook-length control protein FliK: MIAQLQAAPAVPNAAGLGQPSGKGAAEGFAALMQGLAGQGGVSEAQVQDLQATAPEAEVAPDPLPEDIDLETAEGLMALMDHTLAGLEETSQPITPKAALAAFAEALGEAPPENLGALEAVANVDDPSLEAALEERIAGALRLPTPASQLSIASAALPVVGRMAMGQAQQGARVMASEGAAPVLQAEGSIEQSRLKAVMPSEGPAPRAATVGATEPPLAAKAENSTTAAPKVDLSIEAADPRLTAAAERFSAAVDAAKVAQPGTNAPAAEAVLREVAALTAPQAPQSEGLRLSPAQPTPAPAPNPAAAPEEQLRQHVSQQIRSLDTADNKLRFSLSPYGMGEIEIEVVRSEAGRMQIAMTTESASVLNMLRQDREQLLDALQSRGISAENADLDFQTFGDRGRNGGQQQGPAFTQTTAQADDAQGGDAAPTAQTSSPRLGAGQLDILT; the protein is encoded by the coding sequence ATGATCGCTCAACTTCAGGCAGCACCTGCGGTGCCGAATGCCGCAGGTCTCGGGCAGCCCTCGGGGAAGGGGGCCGCCGAAGGCTTCGCCGCCCTGATGCAGGGGTTGGCCGGGCAGGGGGGCGTGTCGGAGGCGCAGGTCCAAGACCTGCAAGCCACCGCGCCAGAGGCGGAAGTCGCCCCCGATCCGCTGCCCGAGGACATCGACCTTGAGACGGCAGAGGGGCTGATGGCCCTGATGGATCACACCCTCGCCGGGTTGGAGGAGACCAGCCAGCCGATCACCCCGAAAGCCGCCCTCGCGGCATTTGCCGAAGCCTTGGGCGAAGCGCCGCCCGAAAACCTCGGCGCGCTGGAGGCGGTGGCGAATGTGGATGACCCCAGCCTTGAGGCTGCTTTGGAGGAGAGGATCGCCGGTGCCCTGCGCCTGCCCACCCCGGCGAGCCAATTGAGCATCGCCTCGGCCGCGCTGCCGGTTGTGGGACGTATGGCCATGGGGCAGGCCCAGCAGGGGGCGCGCGTGATGGCCTCCGAAGGGGCCGCGCCGGTGTTGCAGGCCGAAGGCAGCATCGAACAGAGCAGGCTCAAAGCCGTCATGCCGAGTGAGGGACCGGCCCCGAGAGCCGCCACCGTGGGGGCGACAGAACCGCCCCTAGCCGCCAAGGCCGAGAACAGCACGACCGCAGCCCCCAAGGTGGACTTGAGCATTGAAGCCGCAGACCCGCGCCTCACCGCTGCCGCCGAGCGTTTCAGCGCCGCTGTAGATGCCGCCAAGGTAGCCCAGCCCGGCACAAATGCCCCGGCGGCAGAGGCCGTCCTGCGCGAGGTCGCCGCTTTGACCGCGCCGCAGGCACCGCAGAGCGAGGGGCTACGCCTCAGCCCGGCCCAGCCCACGCCGGCCCCTGCGCCGAACCCTGCCGCCGCGCCGGAAGAACAGCTTCGCCAGCACGTCAGCCAACAGATCCGCAGCCTTGATACGGCGGACAACAAGCTGCGTTTCTCGCTCTCCCCCTACGGTATGGGTGAGATCGAGATCGAGGTGGTGCGCAGTGAGGCAGGGCGCATGCAGATCGCCATGACCACCGAAAGCGCCTCGGTCCTGAACATGCTGCGGCAAGACCGTGAGCAACTGCTGGACGCGCTGCAATCGCGCGGCATCAGCGCCGAGAATGCGGATCTCGATTTCCAGACTTTCGGCGACCGGGGCCGCAACGGCGGGCAACAACAGGGCCCTGCGTTCACCCAGACCACAGCACAGGCCGATGATGCGCAGGGCGGTGACGCCGCGCCCACGGCCCAGACCTCCAGCCCCCGCCTCGGCGCCGGGCAGCTAGATATCCTCACCTGA
- the flgA gene encoding flagellar basal body P-ring formation chaperone FlgA yields the protein MRRLAALFLGLMALTGPALSAPIGVLVEERARVDYADSLPQEGAFEITVKDAPADEVLTLAEFWMDPRSGKFLTNAVLETGEVQRIAGYALVTMPVPVPITRLLPDDIIMEDDLTVMRLPVGRIGAYVMTDMEEVVGKQVRRVLTPGRPIQTQSIIQPLVINRGERVEIYFSDGLLALSSPGRALDDAHEGQEIRIVNLVSNKTVTGIATGEGTVEILR from the coding sequence ATGCGACGGCTCGCCGCCCTCTTCCTTGGCCTGATGGCGCTGACGGGCCCTGCCCTCTCGGCGCCCATCGGCGTATTGGTCGAGGAACGCGCGCGGGTGGACTACGCCGACAGCCTGCCGCAAGAGGGCGCCTTCGAGATCACGGTCAAGGACGCCCCCGCAGACGAGGTGCTGACGCTGGCCGAGTTTTGGATGGACCCGCGCAGCGGCAAGTTTCTGACCAATGCGGTGCTTGAGACGGGCGAGGTGCAGCGCATCGCGGGCTATGCCCTTGTCACCATGCCGGTCCCTGTGCCCATCACCCGCCTGCTGCCCGATGACATCATCATGGAAGACGACCTGACCGTGATGCGCCTGCCCGTGGGCCGGATCGGCGCCTACGTGATGACGGATATGGAAGAGGTCGTCGGCAAACAGGTGCGCCGCGTGCTGACGCCGGGGCGGCCCATTCAGACGCAATCCATCATCCAGCCGCTGGTCATCAACCGGGGCGAGCGGGTGGAGATCTATTTCAGCGACGGGCTTCTGGCCCTCTCCTCACCCGGGCGCGCGCTTGATGATGCGCATGAGGGGCAGGAAATCCGTATCGTGAACCTTGTCAGCAACAAAACGGTCACCGGCATCGCCACCGGTGAAGGGACCGTGGAGATCCTACGATGA
- a CDS encoding MYG1 family protein, with protein sequence MTITHLVTHSGGFHADELLSSVILTRLYPEAVLMRSRDAAWITPGAGRIIYDVGRDYDAEALIFDHHQRPGPLREDGQPYSSFGLIWQHYGRDYLRSFDVPEADVEDIHHSFDQGFVLPVDLIDNGALEPSVAGPLAGMTLPVLLETLKPVFDERGEDADDRAFMAALPVAQAFVEAAIKGKAAKRRAEAMVMQAIEAAGSGRVLELPTGMPFRSAVEKAAADHLLFVVHPRGEDWALTTIRKSGDSFEARADLPEAWAGLTDADLEAASGVPGAKFCHNARFIAVAANRDAALRMAELAVAEAG encoded by the coding sequence ATGACCATCACCCATCTCGTCACCCATTCGGGCGGCTTTCACGCGGATGAGCTTTTATCCTCCGTCATCCTGACCCGGCTCTACCCAGAGGCGGTGCTGATGCGCAGCCGCGATGCCGCGTGGATCACCCCCGGCGCGGGGCGGATCATCTATGACGTGGGCCGCGACTATGACGCCGAAGCGCTGATCTTTGACCACCACCAGCGCCCGGGACCGCTGCGCGAGGATGGTCAGCCCTACAGCTCTTTCGGGCTGATCTGGCAGCACTATGGCCGCGACTATCTGCGCAGCTTTGACGTGCCCGAGGCGGATGTGGAGGATATCCACCATAGTTTCGATCAGGGCTTCGTGCTGCCGGTCGACCTGATCGACAATGGCGCGCTTGAACCCTCGGTCGCGGGGCCGCTGGCGGGCATGACCCTGCCGGTGCTCTTGGAGACGCTGAAGCCCGTTTTCGACGAACGTGGTGAGGATGCCGACGACCGCGCCTTCATGGCCGCCCTGCCGGTCGCGCAGGCCTTTGTGGAGGCCGCGATCAAGGGCAAGGCCGCCAAACGCCGGGCCGAGGCGATGGTGATGCAGGCGATTGAGGCGGCAGGCAGCGGGCGCGTCTTGGAACTGCCCACGGGCATGCCCTTCCGCTCGGCGGTGGAAAAGGCCGCAGCCGATCACCTGCTCTTCGTCGTGCACCCGCGCGGAGAGGATTGGGCCCTGACCACGATCCGCAAAAGCGGCGATAGCTTTGAGGCCCGCGCCGATCTGCCCGAGGCTTGGGCCGGGCTAACGGATGCCGATTTGGAGGCCGCAAGCGGCGTGCCGGGGGCCAAGTTCTGTCACAACGCGCGGTTCATCGCCGTGGCGGCAAACCGCGACGCCGCGCTGCGTATGGCCGAACTGGCGGTCGCGGAGGCGGGGTAA
- a CDS encoding MucR family transcriptional regulator, with translation MPNVPPKQNLSDTAIATIVSGFASRSDVTIDDILTLVERLRATPAEAPATALANIPAAAVAPVAPKAQGMTAAPGEQPMTEDTIFCLCCGKGFKMLKRHLGAEHGLTEAEYRVMFNLPADTPLVAPSYSKRKAEYAKRAGLGKYSRDKSDNNAELS, from the coding sequence ATGCCTAATGTACCCCCCAAGCAGAATCTGAGCGATACCGCGATTGCGACCATCGTTTCGGGGTTCGCCAGCCGCAGCGACGTGACCATCGACGATATCCTGACCTTGGTCGAGCGTCTGCGCGCGACCCCCGCTGAGGCCCCCGCCACCGCATTGGCCAATATCCCCGCCGCCGCCGTGGCCCCCGTCGCGCCCAAGGCGCAGGGCATGACCGCCGCACCGGGCGAGCAGCCGATGACCGAAGACACGATCTTTTGCCTGTGCTGCGGCAAGGGGTTCAAAATGCTGAAACGTCACCTCGGGGCCGAACATGGGCTGACCGAAGCGGAATACCGCGTGATGTTCAATCTGCCTGCCGACACGCCGCTGGTCGCGCCGAGCTATTCCAAGCGCAAGGCCGAATACGCCAAACGCGCAGGACTGGGCAAATACAGCCGCGACAAATCGGACAACAACGCAGAGCTTTCCTGA
- a CDS encoding peptidoglycan-binding domain-containing protein: protein MKRRGFFTAAAIGAASLSVSPLCAQSAEVTLAEVRALFQSRDLGARRMVQDSLKHEGYYKGAIDGAWGPGTEAAFRALMASDRYQRHAPTWTFAHEVQVSETMFFLTSDAYM, encoded by the coding sequence ATGAAGCGAAGAGGATTTTTCACCGCCGCCGCGATCGGTGCCGCGTCTTTGAGCGTCAGCCCGCTCTGCGCACAATCGGCGGAGGTGACCCTTGCCGAGGTGCGCGCCCTGTTCCAAAGCCGCGACCTTGGTGCGCGCCGGATGGTGCAGGACAGCCTGAAACACGAGGGCTATTACAAGGGGGCCATCGACGGCGCATGGGGGCCGGGGACCGAAGCCGCCTTTCGCGCGCTCATGGCCTCCGACCGCTACCAACGCCACGCGCCGACATGGACGTTTGCCCATGAGGTTCAGGTCAGCGAAACGATGTTCTTCCTGACTTCCGACGCCTATATGTGA
- a CDS encoding alpha/beta hydrolase — MQGHGIGGRGLHTLCAVAVVLLSACAPRPGGETLTVVPEAEAAQSLAITVASTRGRDPQTGTYTDARARALDYERFTIAIPPDHEASKIEWPDEKPDPSRSFAVTARDPLPGLDIHRSGRGRQDVVVFVHGYNQTFPESLFRLAQVTADGHLPEQPILFAWPSAGTVVGYVADKDAALYSRDELAAMLGTLAADPDVGEITLFGHSMGGWLVVEALRQLRLSGQDAVIARLSDVVLAAPDIDVDVFRKQVEVIGPLDPPMAILVAPDDRALRISAGLAGARPRIGRTSASSPAVQALAKRYGVLLVDISAIGAVDGTHHNRFASLVQLMPERRDGLAQARAQVGAFILDPVSATLVALSR; from the coding sequence ATGCAGGGACATGGGATTGGGGGCCGGGGGCTACATACGCTCTGCGCGGTTGCGGTGGTCTTGCTGTCGGCCTGCGCACCGCGCCCGGGCGGGGAGACTCTGACCGTGGTGCCCGAGGCCGAAGCTGCGCAGAGTTTGGCGATCACCGTGGCCTCGACCCGCGGGCGCGATCCGCAGACCGGCACCTATACCGACGCCCGCGCGCGGGCGCTGGATTACGAGCGGTTCACCATCGCCATCCCGCCAGACCATGAGGCCAGCAAGATCGAATGGCCCGATGAGAAGCCAGACCCGAGCCGCAGCTTTGCGGTGACGGCGCGCGATCCGCTGCCGGGGCTCGATATCCACCGCTCTGGCCGGGGGCGGCAGGACGTGGTGGTCTTTGTCCACGGCTACAACCAGACCTTCCCGGAATCGCTATTTCGTTTGGCGCAGGTGACGGCGGATGGGCATTTGCCCGAACAGCCGATCCTGTTTGCTTGGCCCTCTGCGGGGACGGTGGTGGGCTATGTCGCGGACAAGGACGCGGCGCTCTATTCGCGCGATGAACTGGCCGCCATGCTCGGCACCCTCGCCGCCGATCCCGACGTGGGCGAGATCACGCTTTTCGGCCACAGCATGGGCGGCTGGCTGGTGGTGGAGGCGCTGCGGCAGTTGCGCCTGTCGGGGCAGGATGCGGTGATCGCCCGGTTGAGCGATGTGGTCCTCGCAGCGCCCGACATCGACGTGGATGTCTTTCGCAAACAGGTTGAGGTGATCGGGCCGCTTGATCCGCCCATGGCCATCCTTGTGGCGCCGGACGACCGAGCGTTGCGCATTTCGGCGGGGCTTGCCGGGGCGCGGCCTCGGATCGGGCGCACAAGTGCCAGCTCCCCGGCGGTGCAGGCGCTGGCCAAACGCTATGGCGTCTTGCTAGTCGATATCTCGGCCATCGGCGCGGTGGACGGCACCCACCATAACCGCTTTGCTTCCCTCGTGCAGTTGATGCCGGAACGGCGCGATGGGTTGGCGCAGGCCCGGGCGCAGGTGGGGGCCTTCATCCTCGACCCCGTCTCGGCCACGCTGGTCGCGCTGTCGCGCTAG
- a CDS encoding flagellar hook assembly protein FlgD, with amino-acid sequence MIDATTASTLSTANTSAAATSSAELQESYNSFLTLLTAQISNQDPLNPVDSTQFVSQLAQLTQVEQSIATNASLEQISTMLSTVGAMSDLQLIGRDVLVPSTQVRMTEDEFPLSYQLNAGAEEVTVRIFSEDGTLIREMPGPSTAEGEVIDVEWNRLDSVGLPVPPDTFRVEITATDAEGNDVGVTPLTRSEVTRVNFTAYGPELELDNGESVLSNVVRSVL; translated from the coding sequence ATGATCGACGCGACCACAGCAAGCACCCTGAGCACCGCCAACACTTCGGCGGCGGCGACCTCATCCGCTGAGCTTCAGGAAAGCTACAACAGCTTTCTCACCCTGCTGACGGCGCAGATTTCGAACCAAGACCCGCTGAACCCGGTGGATTCGACGCAGTTCGTCTCGCAATTGGCGCAGTTGACCCAAGTGGAGCAGAGCATCGCCACCAACGCGAGCCTTGAGCAAATCTCGACCATGCTTTCCACCGTGGGCGCAATGTCGGACCTGCAATTGATCGGGCGCGACGTGCTGGTGCCCTCGACCCAAGTGCGCATGACCGAAGATGAATTCCCGCTGAGCTATCAGCTCAACGCCGGGGCGGAGGAGGTGACCGTTCGGATCTTCTCCGAAGACGGCACCCTGATCCGCGAGATGCCCGGCCCCTCCACCGCCGAAGGGGAGGTGATCGACGTGGAGTGGAACCGCCTCGATTCCGTGGGCCTGCCGGTGCCGCCCGATACCTTCCGGGTTGAGATCACGGCGACGGATGCCGAGGGCAACGATGTGGGTGTCACCCCGCTGACCCGGTCCGAGGTGACGCGGGTGAACTTCACCGCCTACGGGCCGGAGTTGGAGCTGGATAACGGGGAATCCGTGCTGTCGAACGTGGTGCGTTCGGTTCTCTAA
- a CDS encoding GntR family transcriptional regulator, whose protein sequence is MIDTDNDALNIPEIPEIPGGTTQEYVYERLRNAIMLGAITPGTSLTMRGIAERLGLSPTPVREAVRRLSSEHAIQIKDNRRLTVPLMTPERFEELVALRIAVETHAALRALPYISDIVIDRLTEIDGSMDRFVAERNADQLTLLNQAFHRMLYSVNPAQASLPMIESIWLQLGPFQRQVITEVAEYYQIDRHKEVLAGLTARDGAALSAAIANDIVDGVLDTGRRLLAAEAGR, encoded by the coding sequence ATGATCGACACCGATAACGATGCGCTCAACATTCCCGAAATCCCCGAAATTCCGGGCGGGACGACGCAGGAATATGTCTATGAACGGCTGCGCAATGCGATCATGCTGGGCGCGATCACGCCCGGCACCTCGCTGACCATGCGCGGCATTGCGGAGCGGCTCGGCCTCAGCCCGACCCCGGTGCGCGAGGCGGTGCGGCGGCTGAGTTCTGAACATGCCATCCAGATCAAGGACAACCGCCGCTTGACCGTGCCGCTGATGACCCCTGAGCGGTTTGAGGAGCTGGTCGCCCTGCGCATCGCGGTTGAGACCCACGCCGCCCTGCGCGCCTTGCCCTATATCTCGGACATCGTGATCGACCGCCTGACCGAGATCGACGGCAGCATGGACCGTTTTGTGGCCGAGCGGAACGCGGATCAACTGACGCTGCTGAATCAAGCCTTCCACCGGATGCTTTACTCCGTGAACCCCGCGCAGGCGTCCTTGCCGATGATCGAAAGCATTTGGCTGCAACTTGGTCCGTTTCAGCGGCAGGTCATTACCGAGGTGGCGGAATACTATCAGATCGACCGCCACAAAGAGGTGCTGGCCGGCCTCACTGCCCGCGATGGCGCGGCGCTGAGCGCGGCGATTGCCAATGACATCGTCGACGGGGTGCTCGACACGGGCCGCAGGCTGCTGGCGGCAGAGGCAGGCAGATAG
- a CDS encoding glutamine synthetase family protein — protein MSESKAEAWLAQHPEIESIFACVCDLNGTMRGKRVPADQVSKVVEGGLRLPLSIVGMDIWGEDVENSELVFETGDSDGLCDFTGRPLMPITWTTRPTALAMLWMRQENGKPFPGDPRRALAEVAARFKARGLTPVVATELEFYLFDPTEDHPQAPCSPVTGKRLDSDGALSLDELQHFDEFLNEVYDACELQGIPADAAISENGAGQFEINMRHVDDPLRAADDAVLFKRLVRGIARKHGFAATFMAKPYGDLAGSGFHVHFSLVDENGVNVFDNGGEEGTALMLNAVAGLLATMQQNTLTFAPHENSYRRLLPGAHAPTNVAWGYENRTAAIRIPGGDPKARRIEHRVAGADANPYLVLTSILGGALLGIEQDMQPVAPITGDAYTMKLDNLPLDWATAIDAFRKGPDVPGLFSARLQTMMVECKTQELRKFARQVTHFEYDTYLEIV, from the coding sequence ATGTCCGAGAGCAAAGCCGAAGCGTGGCTGGCGCAACATCCCGAGATCGAATCGATCTTTGCCTGCGTTTGTGACCTCAACGGCACCATGCGCGGCAAACGGGTGCCCGCCGATCAGGTGTCCAAAGTCGTCGAAGGCGGGCTGCGCCTGCCGCTGTCCATCGTCGGCATGGATATCTGGGGCGAGGATGTCGAAAACAGCGAGTTGGTGTTCGAGACCGGGGATTCCGACGGGCTGTGCGATTTCACCGGGCGCCCCTTGATGCCCATCACATGGACCACGCGCCCCACGGCGCTGGCCATGCTCTGGATGCGTCAGGAAAACGGCAAGCCCTTCCCCGGCGATCCGCGCCGCGCGCTGGCCGAGGTGGCCGCGCGGTTCAAGGCGCGCGGGTTGACCCCGGTGGTCGCCACGGAACTGGAGTTCTACCTCTTCGACCCGACCGAGGATCACCCGCAGGCCCCCTGCTCTCCGGTCACGGGCAAACGGCTGGATTCCGACGGTGCGCTATCGCTGGACGAATTGCAGCATTTCGATGAGTTCCTGAACGAGGTCTATGACGCCTGCGAATTGCAGGGCATCCCGGCGGATGCCGCCATTTCGGAAAACGGGGCGGGGCAGTTCGAAATCAACATGCGCCATGTGGACGATCCGTTGCGCGCCGCCGATGACGCGGTGCTGTTCAAACGTCTGGTGCGCGGCATCGCCCGCAAACATGGCTTTGCCGCCACCTTCATGGCCAAACCCTATGGTGATCTGGCGGGCAGCGGCTTTCACGTTCACTTCTCCTTGGTGGATGAAAACGGCGTCAATGTCTTCGACAATGGCGGGGAGGAAGGCACGGCCCTAATGCTCAACGCCGTCGCCGGACTGCTGGCCACAATGCAGCAAAACACGCTGACCTTCGCGCCGCATGAAAACTCCTACCGTCGCCTGCTGCCGGGCGCCCATGCGCCGACCAATGTCGCTTGGGGCTATGAGAACCGCACCGCGGCGATCCGCATCCCGGGCGGCGACCCCAAGGCCCGCCGCATCGAGCATCGCGTCGCCGGGGCCGACGCCAACCCCTATCTGGTGCTCACCAGCATCCTGGGCGGCGCGCTGTTGGGGATCGAGCAAGACATGCAGCCCGTGGCCCCGATCACCGGCGATGCCTATACGATGAAACTCGACAACCTGCCGCTCGACTGGGCCACGGCCATCGACGCCTTCCGCAAGGGGCCGGATGTGCCCGGCCTGTTCTCTGCCCGGTTGCAGACCATGATGGTCGAATGCAAGACGCAGGAACTACGCAAATTCGCGCGGCAAGTGACCCATTTCGAATATGACACCTATCTGGAGATCGTCTGA